From Nicotiana tabacum cultivar K326 chromosome 15, ASM71507v2, whole genome shotgun sequence, the proteins below share one genomic window:
- the LOC107784921 gene encoding TMV resistance protein N isoform X1 produces the protein MYLVKQQHNDQLSSKMSCVSSSMSSSSKVWKYDVFLSFRGEDTRKNFVSHLYNALEQRGIHAFKDDERLETGKSISVELLKAIEESRFAVVIFSKRYASSKWCLEELAHIIKCRNELDQIVLPIFYDVSPSVVRHQNPPFTKSFSKHEETYKDDKEKVQRWRDAFAEAGKLSGHDLKNYKDEVECINKVVDYILPKSLQVIPLSSGSLVGMEPQIGKIISLLDTESNDVRSIGLWGMSGIGKTEIASVIYERYRHQFEADCFLGDVGEMYLKKGLTWLQQALIHKLLGKNIPITSEREGAIIIKNGLRWKKVLVILDDVSHLSQLELIVGGTEWFGRGSRILITTRDKHIIIAHVKEDKVYEVQLLSENDALELFYVHAFNRNSPERDFEELSREVVKYADGLPLALKVLGPSFCGRNKEQWRDIIDRLKKIPNDDILGKLKIGLDGLNRDEMRIFLDIASLYNYKSMDHVALILKSCGIHQSIGISRLIEKSLLSFSRYDYTFRMHSLIRKMGENMLREEYANSRIWLHEEVNDLFAGKLKTKKVESLWIPKGFDFEDDRVNHSKVFKRMKSLQVLILGETVWSDFLFLVMAETICSRSIITCLPSSLRWIEWPNYPSRLLPERFEPSHLVGLCLKGSRLVELWPISKRLSNLKHLDLSKSLGLRKTPSFGDMPNLERLILEGCKNLEEVHSSLGHCRMLTSLNLRGCSKLKKLPKFVSMESLETLNLRECTSLRKFPKICGNMQRLSELYVESPWIRSLPLMSLSGLSKLHLYYCEDLESIPDTIIQNLRYLDILGCNKLATLPNSLSESEQLEQLSIHRCSRLVELPISLRVQRKLVRLALDRCENLKKLPKSIQMESLGYLGIYNCPRLDTFPEINGDMRCLKHLTVNSTEIRELPSSIGNLSGLNTLNLEGCEDLASLPNSLCNLTNLQSLILYGCKKLENLPENIGDLQQLRLLDARGTAISQPPPSIIKLGKLWSFRFSHVVQLQHSSSFVLHQLSALSSLTHLYLNNLNMLDGLPEDLGSLHFLEYLNVSGSNISCLPNSINELLCLECLNVQFCKGLTELPGELPPNLRVLCADYHLALKSIRDLVFKCVNLEEISISWCGHEITECRTVTSNQVNVFKFLHHFLRRSIQNDFFRQRWIRFSISFPQGKIPEFFTYQFINQNRISVNLNPSWYTDKFMGFSVCYQVHGGEKDSKVTPTLVCRLSGLETLLGSEDPLCLYESPNDNPAPGMLFIYIPFQIFRDHFKPLGTKAKNPNDYCLFEVSVMSGKEGCWGIRLEYENKVRRWRRKQRVTQSPKLHPVPQKDNAVTTEIGCSMAFKQQEHSSCTSSSQAFVENNIATERGLHLYYENKDLEVDQAATVVQKEHESQNVELIGVCDKPLRKMDDAPRKRKKKRKMAGENENQRACMTLIGS, from the exons ATGTATCTTGTAAAGCAGCAACATAACGACCAGTTATCGTCAAAAATGTCTTGCGTTTCTTCCAGTATGTCTTCATCTTCCAAAGTCTGGAAGTATGATGTCTTTTTGAGTTTTAGAGGTGAAGATACGCGTAAAAACTTTGTGAGTCATCTCTATAATGCTCTAGAACAGAGAGGAATCCATGCTTTCAAAGACGATGAGCGTTTGGAAACGGGAAAATCAATTTCTGTTGAACTTTTGAAAGCCATAGAAGAGTCCAGATTTGCTGTCGTGATATTTTCCAAGAGATATGCATCCTCAAAATGGTGCTTAGAGGAGCTTGCCCACATCATAAAGTGCCGAAATGAATTGGACCAAATTGTGCTTCCAATCTTTTATGATGTGAGCCCATCTGTTGTACGCCATCAAAATCCCCCGTTCACTAAATCATTTTCCAAGCACGAGGAAACATACAAAGATGATAAGGAGAAGGTTCAAAGATGGAGGGATGCATTTGCAGAGGCTGGAAAATTATCAGGTCAtgatctaaaaaattataa GGATGAGGTTGAGTGCATCAATAAGGTAGTTGATTACATATTACCAAAGTCGCTTCAAGTTATCCCACTGTCTTCCGGAAGCTTAGTGGGTATGGAACCTCAAATTGGGAAAATAATCTCATTATTAGATACGGAATCAAATGATGTTCGTTCCATTGGATTATGGGGGATGAGCGGAATTGGCAAGACAGAAATTGCAAGTGTTATATATGAGAGATATCGTCATCAATTTGAAGCTGATTGTTTTCTTGGCGATGTTGGAGAAATGTACCTGAAAAAGGGACTTACATGGTTACAACAAGCTCTCATCCATAAGCTATTGGGGAAAAATATACCTATAACTAGTGAACGTGAAGGTGCCATAATTATAAAGAATGGGCTTCGCTGGAAGAAAGTTTTGGTCATTCTTGATGATGTAAGCCATCTAAGTCAACTAGAGCTTATAGTTGGAGGGACAGAGTGGTTTGGTAGGGGTAGTAGAATTTTGATTACCACGAGGGACAAGCACATCATAATCGCTCATGTCAAGGAGGATAAAGTGTATGAAGTCCAACTGTTATCTGAGAATGATGCACTTGAACTGTTCTATGTGCATGCTTTCAATAGAAATTCTCCAGAGAGAGATTTTGAGGAACTTTCAAGGGAAGTGGTGAAGTATGCTGACGGGCTCCCTTTAGCTCTTAAAGTTTTGGGTCCTTCTTTTTGTGGACGAAACAAAGAGCAATGGAGAGATATAATTGATAGACTGAAGAAAATCCCTAATGATGACATTTTAGGAAAACTTAAGATTGGTCTTGATGGATTGAACAGGGATGAGATGAGGATATTTCTAGATATCGCAAGCTTGTACAATTATAAATCAATGGATCATGTGGCACTAATACTTAAGAGTTGCGGTATTCATCAGTCGATAGGAATAAGCCGCCTCATCGAAAAATCTCTCTTATCCTTCAGTAGATATGACTACACATTTAGGATGCATAGTTTGATaagaaaaatgggtgaaaatatgTTAAGGGAAGAGTATGCAAACAGCAGAATATGGCTTCATGAAGAGGTTAATGACCTTTTTGCTGGAAAGTTG AAAACAAAAAAGGTGGAAAGCCTATGGATTCCAAAAGGTTTTGATTTTGAAGATGATCGTGTCAATCATAGCAAGGTATTCAAGAGGATGAAAAGCTTACAGGTGTTGATACTTGGTGAAACTGTTTGGtcagattttctttttcttgtcatGGCTGAAACTATTTGCTCGCGTAGCATTATCACTTGTCTTCCTTCTAGCCTTCGGTGGATTGAATGGCCAAATTATCCTTCAAGATTATTGCCGGAGAGGTTTGAACCATCACACCTCGTTGGCCTTTGTTTAAAGGGAAGTCGGCTTGTCGAACTTTGGCCAATATCAAAG AGATTGAGCAACTTGAAGCATTTGGATCTAAGCAAGAGCCTTGGGTTAAGAAAAACACCTAGTTTTGGTGACATGCCAAACTTGGAGAGACTAATATTAGAGGGGTGTAAGAATTTGGAAGAGGTCCATTCCTCTCTTGGACATTGCAGAATGCTTACTTCTTTGAATTTGAGGGGTTGTAGCAAACTTAAGAAGCTTCCAAAATTTGTCTCCATGGAATCTCTTGAGACTCTCAACCTCCGTGAATGCACAAGTttaagaaaatttccaaaaatctgTGGAAATATGCAGCGCTTATCAGAACTCTATGTGGAATCCCCCTGGATAAGAAGCTTACCCCTCATGTCTCTTAGCGGCCTGAGCAAGTTACATTTGTACTATTGTGAAGATCTTGAAAGTATTCCAGACACTATTATTCAAAATCTTAGATATCTGGACATTTTGGGTTGCAATAAACTTGCAACGCTGCCAAACAGCCTCTCTGAATCAGAGCAATTGGAGCAACTTAGTATACACCGCTGTTCTAGATTGGTAGAGCTCCCCATATCTCTTAGAGTTCAAAGAAAGCTTGTCCGGTTAGCCTTAGACAGATGTGAGAACTTAAAGAAGCTCCCGAAATCCATTCAGATGGAATCCCTTGGTTATCTCGGTATATATAATTGTCCAAGATTAGATACATTTCCAGAAATCAATGGAGATATGCGTTGCTTGAAACATTTGACTGTGAATTCTACAGAGATAAGAGAACTACCTTCATCCATTGGGAATCTGAGCGGCCTCAATACTCTCAATCTGGAAGGTTGTGAAGATCTTGCAAGTCTACCAAACAGCCTCTGTAATTTGACGAATCTTCAAAGTCTTATTCTCTACGGCTGCAAAAAGCTAGAGAATCTTCCGGAAAACATTGGTGATCTGCAACAGTTAAGGTTACTTGATGCAAGAGGAACTGCAATCTCCCAACCACCTCCCTCCATCATCAAGCTTGGCAAACTGTGGAGTTTTAGATTCTCACATGTTGTACAACTTCAACATTCATCAAGTTTTGTTTTGCATCAACTTTCAGCTTTATCCTCCTTGACACATCTTTATCTTAATAATCTCAATATGTTGGATGGACTTCCTGAGGATCTTGGATCTTTGCACTTTCTGGAATATTTGAATGTAAGTGGAAGCAATATTTCTTGTTTACCTAACAGCATCAACGAACTCTTATGCCTTGAGTGTCTGAACGTACAATTCTGTAAGGGTCTTACTGAACTGCCAGGAGAGCTACCCCCGAATTTACGGGTGCTATGTGCAGACTATCATTTAGCCTTGAAGAGCATCAGAGATCTGGTATTCAAGTGTGTTAACTTGGAAGAGATCTCAATATCATGGTGTGGTCATGAAATAACCGAATGCAGAACTGTCACAAGTAACCAAGTTAATGTGTTCAAGTTCCTACATCATTTTCTTAGGAGATCTATCCAG AATGACTTCTTCCGCCAAAGGTGGATAAGATTTAGCATTTCATTTCCCCAAGGCAAAATTCCCGAGTTTTTCACTTATCAGTTTATAAATCAAAACAGAATCTCAGTTAATCTGAACCCATCTTGGTATACTGATAAATTCATGGGTTTTTCGGTATGCTACCAAGTTCATGGAGGGGAAAAAGATTCAAAAGTTACTCCTACATTGGTCTGCAGATTATCTGGCCTAGAAACATTACTTGGCTCGGAAGATCCCCTTTGCTTATATGAGTCGCCAAATGATAATCCTGCTCCCGGCATGCTTTTTATCTACATACCATTTCAAATATTTCGGGACCATTTTAAGCCTTTAGGCACCAAAGCGAAGAACCCAAATGATTATTGCCTATTTGAGGTTTCTGTAATGTCAGGGAAAGAAGGATGCTGGGGAATTCGCTTGGAGTATGAGAATAAAgttaggagatggagaaggaaGCAACGTGTGACACAAAGTCCCAAACTCCATCCAGTTCCGCAAAAAGATAATGCAGTGACAACTGAAATTGGTTGTTCAATGGCATTTAAACAACAAGAGCACTCATCATGCACTTCTAGTTCGCAGGCGTTTGTTGAAAATAACATCGCAACAGAGAGGGGACTACATTTGTACTATGAGAATAAAGATCTGGAGGTGGATCAAGCAGCAACGGTAGTACAAAAGGAACATGAATCTCAGAATGTTGAGCTGATTGGAGTGTGTGATAAGCCATTAAGGAAGATGGACGACGCTccgagaaagagaaagaaaaagagaaagatggCAGGAGAAAATGAGAACCAACGAGCTTGCATGACTTTGATTGGATCATGA
- the LOC107784921 gene encoding disease resistance protein Roq1 isoform X2: MEGCICRGWKIIRDEVECINKVVDYILPKSLQVIPLSSGSLVGMEPQIGKIISLLDTESNDVRSIGLWGMSGIGKTEIASVIYERYRHQFEADCFLGDVGEMYLKKGLTWLQQALIHKLLGKNIPITSEREGAIIIKNGLRWKKVLVILDDVSHLSQLELIVGGTEWFGRGSRILITTRDKHIIIAHVKEDKVYEVQLLSENDALELFYVHAFNRNSPERDFEELSREVVKYADGLPLALKVLGPSFCGRNKEQWRDIIDRLKKIPNDDILGKLKIGLDGLNRDEMRIFLDIASLYNYKSMDHVALILKSCGIHQSIGISRLIEKSLLSFSRYDYTFRMHSLIRKMGENMLREEYANSRIWLHEEVNDLFAGKLKTKKVESLWIPKGFDFEDDRVNHSKVFKRMKSLQVLILGETVWSDFLFLVMAETICSRSIITCLPSSLRWIEWPNYPSRLLPERFEPSHLVGLCLKGSRLVELWPISKRLSNLKHLDLSKSLGLRKTPSFGDMPNLERLILEGCKNLEEVHSSLGHCRMLTSLNLRGCSKLKKLPKFVSMESLETLNLRECTSLRKFPKICGNMQRLSELYVESPWIRSLPLMSLSGLSKLHLYYCEDLESIPDTIIQNLRYLDILGCNKLATLPNSLSESEQLEQLSIHRCSRLVELPISLRVQRKLVRLALDRCENLKKLPKSIQMESLGYLGIYNCPRLDTFPEINGDMRCLKHLTVNSTEIRELPSSIGNLSGLNTLNLEGCEDLASLPNSLCNLTNLQSLILYGCKKLENLPENIGDLQQLRLLDARGTAISQPPPSIIKLGKLWSFRFSHVVQLQHSSSFVLHQLSALSSLTHLYLNNLNMLDGLPEDLGSLHFLEYLNVSGSNISCLPNSINELLCLECLNVQFCKGLTELPGELPPNLRVLCADYHLALKSIRDLVFKCVNLEEISISWCGHEITECRTVTSNQVNVFKFLHHFLRRSIQNDFFRQRWIRFSISFPQGKIPEFFTYQFINQNRISVNLNPSWYTDKFMGFSVCYQVHGGEKDSKVTPTLVCRLSGLETLLGSEDPLCLYESPNDNPAPGMLFIYIPFQIFRDHFKPLGTKAKNPNDYCLFEVSVMSGKEGCWGIRLEYENKVRRWRRKQRVTQSPKLHPVPQKDNAVTTEIGCSMAFKQQEHSSCTSSSQAFVENNIATERGLHLYYENKDLEVDQAATVVQKEHESQNVELIGVCDKPLRKMDDAPRKRKKKRKMAGENENQRACMTLIGS; the protein is encoded by the exons ATGGAGGGATGCATTTGCAGAGGCTGGAAAATTATCAG GGATGAGGTTGAGTGCATCAATAAGGTAGTTGATTACATATTACCAAAGTCGCTTCAAGTTATCCCACTGTCTTCCGGAAGCTTAGTGGGTATGGAACCTCAAATTGGGAAAATAATCTCATTATTAGATACGGAATCAAATGATGTTCGTTCCATTGGATTATGGGGGATGAGCGGAATTGGCAAGACAGAAATTGCAAGTGTTATATATGAGAGATATCGTCATCAATTTGAAGCTGATTGTTTTCTTGGCGATGTTGGAGAAATGTACCTGAAAAAGGGACTTACATGGTTACAACAAGCTCTCATCCATAAGCTATTGGGGAAAAATATACCTATAACTAGTGAACGTGAAGGTGCCATAATTATAAAGAATGGGCTTCGCTGGAAGAAAGTTTTGGTCATTCTTGATGATGTAAGCCATCTAAGTCAACTAGAGCTTATAGTTGGAGGGACAGAGTGGTTTGGTAGGGGTAGTAGAATTTTGATTACCACGAGGGACAAGCACATCATAATCGCTCATGTCAAGGAGGATAAAGTGTATGAAGTCCAACTGTTATCTGAGAATGATGCACTTGAACTGTTCTATGTGCATGCTTTCAATAGAAATTCTCCAGAGAGAGATTTTGAGGAACTTTCAAGGGAAGTGGTGAAGTATGCTGACGGGCTCCCTTTAGCTCTTAAAGTTTTGGGTCCTTCTTTTTGTGGACGAAACAAAGAGCAATGGAGAGATATAATTGATAGACTGAAGAAAATCCCTAATGATGACATTTTAGGAAAACTTAAGATTGGTCTTGATGGATTGAACAGGGATGAGATGAGGATATTTCTAGATATCGCAAGCTTGTACAATTATAAATCAATGGATCATGTGGCACTAATACTTAAGAGTTGCGGTATTCATCAGTCGATAGGAATAAGCCGCCTCATCGAAAAATCTCTCTTATCCTTCAGTAGATATGACTACACATTTAGGATGCATAGTTTGATaagaaaaatgggtgaaaatatgTTAAGGGAAGAGTATGCAAACAGCAGAATATGGCTTCATGAAGAGGTTAATGACCTTTTTGCTGGAAAGTTG AAAACAAAAAAGGTGGAAAGCCTATGGATTCCAAAAGGTTTTGATTTTGAAGATGATCGTGTCAATCATAGCAAGGTATTCAAGAGGATGAAAAGCTTACAGGTGTTGATACTTGGTGAAACTGTTTGGtcagattttctttttcttgtcatGGCTGAAACTATTTGCTCGCGTAGCATTATCACTTGTCTTCCTTCTAGCCTTCGGTGGATTGAATGGCCAAATTATCCTTCAAGATTATTGCCGGAGAGGTTTGAACCATCACACCTCGTTGGCCTTTGTTTAAAGGGAAGTCGGCTTGTCGAACTTTGGCCAATATCAAAG AGATTGAGCAACTTGAAGCATTTGGATCTAAGCAAGAGCCTTGGGTTAAGAAAAACACCTAGTTTTGGTGACATGCCAAACTTGGAGAGACTAATATTAGAGGGGTGTAAGAATTTGGAAGAGGTCCATTCCTCTCTTGGACATTGCAGAATGCTTACTTCTTTGAATTTGAGGGGTTGTAGCAAACTTAAGAAGCTTCCAAAATTTGTCTCCATGGAATCTCTTGAGACTCTCAACCTCCGTGAATGCACAAGTttaagaaaatttccaaaaatctgTGGAAATATGCAGCGCTTATCAGAACTCTATGTGGAATCCCCCTGGATAAGAAGCTTACCCCTCATGTCTCTTAGCGGCCTGAGCAAGTTACATTTGTACTATTGTGAAGATCTTGAAAGTATTCCAGACACTATTATTCAAAATCTTAGATATCTGGACATTTTGGGTTGCAATAAACTTGCAACGCTGCCAAACAGCCTCTCTGAATCAGAGCAATTGGAGCAACTTAGTATACACCGCTGTTCTAGATTGGTAGAGCTCCCCATATCTCTTAGAGTTCAAAGAAAGCTTGTCCGGTTAGCCTTAGACAGATGTGAGAACTTAAAGAAGCTCCCGAAATCCATTCAGATGGAATCCCTTGGTTATCTCGGTATATATAATTGTCCAAGATTAGATACATTTCCAGAAATCAATGGAGATATGCGTTGCTTGAAACATTTGACTGTGAATTCTACAGAGATAAGAGAACTACCTTCATCCATTGGGAATCTGAGCGGCCTCAATACTCTCAATCTGGAAGGTTGTGAAGATCTTGCAAGTCTACCAAACAGCCTCTGTAATTTGACGAATCTTCAAAGTCTTATTCTCTACGGCTGCAAAAAGCTAGAGAATCTTCCGGAAAACATTGGTGATCTGCAACAGTTAAGGTTACTTGATGCAAGAGGAACTGCAATCTCCCAACCACCTCCCTCCATCATCAAGCTTGGCAAACTGTGGAGTTTTAGATTCTCACATGTTGTACAACTTCAACATTCATCAAGTTTTGTTTTGCATCAACTTTCAGCTTTATCCTCCTTGACACATCTTTATCTTAATAATCTCAATATGTTGGATGGACTTCCTGAGGATCTTGGATCTTTGCACTTTCTGGAATATTTGAATGTAAGTGGAAGCAATATTTCTTGTTTACCTAACAGCATCAACGAACTCTTATGCCTTGAGTGTCTGAACGTACAATTCTGTAAGGGTCTTACTGAACTGCCAGGAGAGCTACCCCCGAATTTACGGGTGCTATGTGCAGACTATCATTTAGCCTTGAAGAGCATCAGAGATCTGGTATTCAAGTGTGTTAACTTGGAAGAGATCTCAATATCATGGTGTGGTCATGAAATAACCGAATGCAGAACTGTCACAAGTAACCAAGTTAATGTGTTCAAGTTCCTACATCATTTTCTTAGGAGATCTATCCAG AATGACTTCTTCCGCCAAAGGTGGATAAGATTTAGCATTTCATTTCCCCAAGGCAAAATTCCCGAGTTTTTCACTTATCAGTTTATAAATCAAAACAGAATCTCAGTTAATCTGAACCCATCTTGGTATACTGATAAATTCATGGGTTTTTCGGTATGCTACCAAGTTCATGGAGGGGAAAAAGATTCAAAAGTTACTCCTACATTGGTCTGCAGATTATCTGGCCTAGAAACATTACTTGGCTCGGAAGATCCCCTTTGCTTATATGAGTCGCCAAATGATAATCCTGCTCCCGGCATGCTTTTTATCTACATACCATTTCAAATATTTCGGGACCATTTTAAGCCTTTAGGCACCAAAGCGAAGAACCCAAATGATTATTGCCTATTTGAGGTTTCTGTAATGTCAGGGAAAGAAGGATGCTGGGGAATTCGCTTGGAGTATGAGAATAAAgttaggagatggagaaggaaGCAACGTGTGACACAAAGTCCCAAACTCCATCCAGTTCCGCAAAAAGATAATGCAGTGACAACTGAAATTGGTTGTTCAATGGCATTTAAACAACAAGAGCACTCATCATGCACTTCTAGTTCGCAGGCGTTTGTTGAAAATAACATCGCAACAGAGAGGGGACTACATTTGTACTATGAGAATAAAGATCTGGAGGTGGATCAAGCAGCAACGGTAGTACAAAAGGAACATGAATCTCAGAATGTTGAGCTGATTGGAGTGTGTGATAAGCCATTAAGGAAGATGGACGACGCTccgagaaagagaaagaaaaagagaaagatggCAGGAGAAAATGAGAACCAACGAGCTTGCATGACTTTGATTGGATCATGA